The Bacillaceae bacterium S4-13-56 genome segment TCGCTCTCTTAAAATAGTACCAACAGCTTGCTTTGTATCTGCTTGAATCACACCAGTCTTTTTATTGCCTTGACGATCTCTAGCAACATAATTAAATTGAGCCATAAGCATTATCCTCCAAATAACCTTGAACGGACTCATAGGATACAATCTGTCTTTGTAAGAGGGATTTTAAGTTCATTTCCAGTGTGTGCATACCAACATCTCTGGATGTTTGCATTAGGTTTGGAAGTTGGTGTATTTTTTGATTACGAATTAAATTACTTACAGCGTGGGTCTGTACTAATATTTCTGTTGCGGCGATTCGGCCAGTTCCTGTCTTCAATGGAAATAATCTCTGTGATATAACACCTATGAGCACGGAAGCTAGCTGAAACCGTATTTGTGCTTGTTGCTCCGCTGGAAAAACATCGACAATTCTTTCAATGGTTGCTGGTGCACTATTCGTATGCAATGTTCCAAATACTAAGTGCCCCGTTTCAGCTGCTGTCACAGCTGTTGAAATTGTTTCAAGATCTCTCATTTCCCCAACAAGGATTACATCAGGGTCTTGTCGGAGGGCAGCCCGTAACCCGGTAGAGAATTTCTTCGTATCTCTTCCAACTTCACGTTGTTCTATCACTGATTTTTTGTGCTGATGTATATATTCAATCGGATCTTCTAATGTAATAATGTGCTTGTTAAAACTGGTATTGATATAATCAATCATTGATGCTAGTGTAGTAGATTTACCACTACCAGTCGGACCCGTTACCAATACTAGTCCCTGTGGTTTAGATGCTATTTTAGTTAGGACGGTTGGGAGTCGTAACTCTTCAATAACAGGGACTTGAGTAGGAATAAGCCTAATGGCAATGGATAAACCGTCATTTTGTTTATAAACATTCACTCTAAACCTTGAGATATCTTTTAGCTCGTAGGAAAAGTCGATTTCTCCATCGGTTCTTAATGTATCCTCTAAATGGTTTGGCATTAAGTGTAAGGCGATATCCTTCAGTTCTTGATTAGAGTAGGGTGCTAAATCTAACCTCTTTAGTTGACCATGAACACGCAATATGGGAGGTAAGCCAGCTGTTAAATGCACATCAGAAGCATATTCCTTATATGCTGAATACAGTAATTTTTCGATATTATCTCTCATGCCTGTCCTCCTGACTTCATAAAGCTAGTCTAATGTCACCCTTAAAATTTCCTCCATGGACGTAATTCCTTTTTTTACTTTTTGCAAACCATCTTCAATTAAAAATTTCAATCCGTTTTTAACGGCGATGTTTCGTATTGAAATCGTTGACTCATTATTTAGCAAGGCTTGTCTGATTTCATCATCGACAACAAGTACTTCATGAATGGCTGTTCTGCCCTTGTATCCTGTCATATTACAATTGGGACATCCTTTGCCGTAATACGTTTCTTCAATAGAAAGACCATATTTATTAAAGATTTCTTTTTCCCTAACGGTTGCTTCTTGTTGTTGTTTACAATCACGACAAATTTTGCGTACTAATCTTTGAGACACTACTCCATTTAAGGAAGTAGCAATTAAAAACAATTCCACACCCATATCTTTTAAACGGTTAATTGTTTCAATTGAGTTGTTTGTATGTAACGTGCTAAATACTAAGTGGCCAGTAATAGAGGCTCTTATTGCCATTTCAGCTGTTTCTCTATCTCGTATCTCACCAACCATAATAATGTTGGGATCTTGGCGTAAAATAGAACGCAAACCAGTAGCAAAAGTTAAGCCTACATTGGGGTTTACCTGGATTTGATTAATCCCTTCAACTTGGTACTCAACCGGATCCTCAATTGTAATAATATTAACTTCCTCATTATTTAACTTCGTTAAAGCAGCGTACATGGTTGATGACTTACCTGACCCAGTTGGACCGGTAAGTAAAACTATTCCATGAGGTTGCTTCATTAACCGTTGAAATTTATTTACATTATCTTCTTCAAATCCAATTTGAGTAATGTCTTTATTAGCCATACTAAAATCCAATAAACGTATTACAATTTTTTCCCCAAAAATAGTAGGCAATGTACTAATTCGTAAATCGATTTGTCGATGATCCAAATTTAGTTTTATCCTTCCATCCTGAGGTACTCTCTGCTCCGTAATATCCATATTAGATAGGATCTTTATACGTGTTATTAACGATCCTTGTATATGCTTAGGAAGATTCCTCTCTGTACGTAAATTTCCATCTATTCGAAATCGAACGACTGTTTTTGTCTCTAAACAATCAATATGAATGTCACTTGCTTGTTGAACAACTGCTTGTTGTAGTATCTGATTCAAAAGTTTAATAGCAGGTGAGTCATTATCTTCGATTTGTGCTACTTCATTTTGATTGGCAGCTATATTTTTAGAATCACTAAGTTCATTAGCAAATTCATCAATTTCATATAATTTACTAATACTACGAACAATATCATCCTTTGTTGCGATTAGCGGTTCAATACTAAAACCAGTGGAAAGCCTCAAGTCATTTATCACAAGATAGTCTAAAGGATCTGCGATAGCAATATATAGTTTTCTCGTTTCTTTCCTTAATGGTAGGACAAGGTTTCTTTTAGCAAATTCCTTTGGTACCATTTTTAATAGCGATGTATCAAAAGGATAGTTATACAATGTAACGCGTGGGATACCTAATTGGA includes the following:
- a CDS encoding type IV pilus twitching motility protein PilT produces the protein MRDNIEKLLYSAYKEYASDVHLTAGLPPILRVHGQLKRLDLAPYSNQELKDIALHLMPNHLEDTLRTDGEIDFSYELKDISRFRVNVYKQNDGLSIAIRLIPTQVPVIEELRLPTVLTKIASKPQGLVLVTGPTGSGKSTTLASMIDYINTSFNKHIITLEDPIEYIHQHKKSVIEQREVGRDTKKFSTGLRAALRQDPDVILVGEMRDLETISTAVTAAETGHLVFGTLHTNSAPATIERIVDVFPAEQQAQIRFQLASVLIGVISQRLFPLKTGTGRIAATEILVQTHAVSNLIRNQKIHQLPNLMQTSRDVGMHTLEMNLKSLLQRQIVSYESVQGYLEDNAYGSI
- a CDS encoding GspE/PulE family protein — its product is MTIQKNMRLGDLLVESGVITQQQLEESLKEKSPNQKLGDLLVQKGLVTEMQLVEVLEFQLGIPRVTLYNYPFDTSLLKMVPKEFAKRNLVLPLRKETRKLYIAIADPLDYLVINDLRLSTGFSIEPLIATKDDIVRSISKLYEIDEFANELSDSKNIAANQNEVAQIEDNDSPAIKLLNQILQQAVVQQASDIHIDCLETKTVVRFRIDGNLRTERNLPKHIQGSLITRIKILSNMDITEQRVPQDGRIKLNLDHRQIDLRISTLPTIFGEKIVIRLLDFSMANKDITQIGFEEDNVNKFQRLMKQPHGIVLLTGPTGSGKSSTMYAALTKLNNEEVNIITIEDPVEYQVEGINQIQVNPNVGLTFATGLRSILRQDPNIIMVGEIRDRETAEMAIRASITGHLVFSTLHTNNSIETINRLKDMGVELFLIATSLNGVVSQRLVRKICRDCKQQQEATVREKEIFNKYGLSIEETYYGKGCPNCNMTGYKGRTAIHEVLVVDDEIRQALLNNESTISIRNIAVKNGLKFLIEDGLQKVKKGITSMEEILRVTLD